The Deltaproteobacteria bacterium genome window below encodes:
- a CDS encoding TIGR03617 family F420-dependent LLM class oxidoreductase: protein MKFDVSLLAHDLGQMPALARFADELGFDGIWTFETSHEPYLPLVLAAEHSKSLSIGTSIAVAFPRSPTITAQIAWDLAAYSRGRFILGLGTQVKGHNERRFGVKWERPVEKMRDYILALRAVWDCWQNRARLNYQGEFYKLTLMTPFFSPAPHDYSQIPIFIAGVNKRMCQLAGELCQGFHVHPLHTTRYLQEIILPNIEVGLAKNQRPRSSIELSSSIFVIPTDDPQQAVKCEADVRQQISFYASTPPYRPVFAVEGWGEVADQLKALAASGKWNEMPALIADEMLERFALRGAWAELPVLMQKKYTGLLDRVSYYFPLVPGENEAGWRASAAAFKG from the coding sequence ATGAAGTTTGATGTGAGTTTACTGGCTCACGATCTCGGCCAGATGCCCGCCCTGGCGCGCTTTGCCGATGAATTGGGCTTCGACGGCATTTGGACGTTCGAGACGTCTCATGAGCCGTACTTGCCGTTGGTGCTCGCGGCAGAACATAGCAAGAGTCTCAGCATCGGTACGAGCATTGCTGTCGCGTTTCCGCGCAGTCCGACGATTACCGCGCAGATCGCGTGGGACTTAGCGGCATATTCCAGAGGCCGCTTCATTCTCGGCCTAGGCACGCAGGTGAAAGGGCACAACGAGCGGCGCTTTGGGGTGAAGTGGGAGCGGCCCGTAGAGAAAATGCGCGACTACATTTTGGCGCTGCGCGCGGTGTGGGATTGTTGGCAGAATCGGGCGCGGCTTAACTATCAGGGAGAGTTTTACAAGCTGACTTTGATGACGCCGTTTTTCAGTCCGGCGCCGCATGACTATTCGCAGATTCCGATTTTCATTGCCGGGGTCAACAAGCGCATGTGCCAGTTGGCCGGTGAATTGTGCCAAGGCTTTCACGTGCACCCGCTGCACACGACGCGCTACTTACAAGAAATTATTTTGCCGAATATCGAAGTCGGTTTGGCGAAGAATCAGCGGCCGCGATCATCCATCGAACTGTCCAGCAGCATCTTTGTGATTCCCACTGACGATCCCCAGCAGGCCGTGAAATGCGAAGCCGACGTGCGGCAGCAGATTTCTTTCTACGCGAGCACGCCGCCGTACCGGCCGGTGTTCGCTGTGGAAGGGTGGGGTGAAGTTGCGGATCAACTTAAGGCGCTGGCGGCAAGCGGTAAGTGGAATGAGATGCCGGCTCTGATTGCGGATGAGATGTTAGAGCGCTTTGCGCTGCGGGGTGCTTGGGCCGAGCTGCCTGTGCTGATGCAGAAAAAATATACGGGGCTTTTGGACCGGGTGAGCTATTACTTTCCACTTGTGCCGGGCGAAAACGAGGCCGGCTGGCGGGCGAGTGCGGCGGCGTTCAAAGGCTAG